A genomic window from Caballeronia sp. SBC1 includes:
- a CDS encoding alpha/beta fold hydrolase, producing the protein MKTSATVHTEGADIAYDVEGQGPLLLLVVGGNGDSRRFTRLSAQLADRYTVIRYDRRANFRSTGDTQIEMDMAQQGRDAAAIIRARGTEPAYVFGNSAGANIALKLTQDHPQLVRGLVDHEPPITDFLPETEATPWRKFFTRVYDTYKTKGGAEAMKLFNTSFVGLDLNASVPGDQGSEFERFLAHEFNIINSFVPDLDALRRGGVPMVTARGQASSNAFYAQTARELARQLPCPCIEMSGHHLSYATDPVVFANELNQILNSLPARHASLS; encoded by the coding sequence ATGAAAACATCCGCCACTGTACATACCGAAGGCGCTGACATTGCTTATGACGTTGAAGGCCAAGGGCCGTTATTGCTGCTGGTGGTTGGCGGCAATGGCGACAGCCGCCGCTTCACTCGGCTTTCTGCCCAGCTGGCTGACCGTTACACCGTGATCCGTTACGACCGCCGTGCCAACTTTCGCAGCACCGGCGACACACAAATTGAGATGGACATGGCGCAACAGGGGCGCGACGCCGCAGCCATCATTCGCGCACGGGGGACAGAACCGGCTTATGTATTTGGCAACAGCGCCGGGGCCAACATTGCGTTGAAGTTGACGCAGGATCACCCGCAATTGGTGCGTGGCCTGGTCGATCATGAGCCGCCAATCACTGACTTCTTGCCAGAGACCGAGGCCACACCGTGGCGGAAATTTTTCACCCGCGTGTACGACACTTACAAAACAAAGGGTGGAGCCGAGGCGATGAAACTGTTCAACACCTCGTTCGTCGGGCTGGATCTGAATGCCTCTGTGCCGGGGGATCAGGGTAGCGAGTTTGAACGCTTTCTAGCGCACGAATTCAACATAATCAACAGCTTCGTCCCCGACCTCGACGCCCTGCGCCGCGGCGGCGTGCCAATGGTCACCGCCAGAGGCCAGGCCAGCAGTAATGCATTTTATGCACAGACGGCGCGCGAACTGGCACGACAACTACCTTGCCCATGCATTGAGATGAGTGGCCATCATCTGAGCTACGCTACTGACCCGGTCGTGTTCGCCAATGAGTTGAACCAGATTCTGAACTCCCTGCCTGCGCGCCACGCATCACTTTCTTAG
- a CDS encoding amidohydrolase family protein: MKIISIEEHVSDTALAQACQKAQSAEAPYFADWVRQSKDDPASRMASAATAVTLATEFGEQRLADMDANGIDMQILSYSNSPQLLAPAEAVPLTRNANDKLAAAVKAHPSRFGAFAALPWSDPQAAAAELERCINTLGFQGAMITGRPGDTFLDDPRYAPVLATAAKLNVPLYTHPGVPMPVVQQAYYAGLDPAVSARFSMFGWGWHVEPGVQLVRMILAGVFDRHPTLQIIAGHWGEMVPFFLARLDETMPPNITGLSRTITETFIQHIHVTPSGMFNLPHLQFTLQVMGADRIIYAVDYPYLTNRGARSFLENAPICQADKEKIAHGNAEKLFKL, encoded by the coding sequence ATGAAGATCATAAGTATTGAAGAACACGTCTCCGACACTGCCCTCGCCCAAGCCTGTCAGAAAGCTCAATCGGCCGAGGCTCCTTACTTTGCCGACTGGGTACGCCAGTCGAAGGATGACCCGGCATCGCGTATGGCTAGCGCCGCGACAGCCGTGACGCTGGCCACGGAGTTTGGGGAGCAACGGCTGGCGGACATGGACGCCAACGGTATCGACATGCAGATATTGTCGTACAGCAATTCTCCACAACTCCTGGCCCCGGCCGAAGCAGTACCGCTGACGCGCAATGCCAATGACAAACTGGCTGCGGCGGTCAAAGCCCATCCCAGCCGTTTCGGCGCGTTCGCCGCTCTGCCCTGGTCAGACCCACAGGCTGCGGCGGCCGAACTGGAACGCTGCATCAACACGCTCGGCTTTCAGGGCGCGATGATCACCGGGCGGCCCGGCGACACTTTTCTCGACGACCCGCGTTATGCGCCGGTGCTTGCTACCGCTGCAAAGCTGAATGTGCCGCTCTACACTCACCCCGGCGTGCCGATGCCCGTCGTGCAGCAAGCGTACTATGCAGGGCTCGATCCCGCTGTCAGTGCCCGTTTTTCGATGTTCGGGTGGGGTTGGCATGTTGAGCCCGGCGTGCAACTGGTGCGCATGATACTGGCCGGGGTGTTTGACAGACACCCGACGCTGCAAATCATTGCCGGACACTGGGGTGAGATGGTGCCGTTCTTTCTGGCACGGCTGGATGAAACGATGCCACCGAATATCACTGGCCTGTCGCGGACCATCACCGAGACATTTATCCAGCATATACACGTCACGCCCAGCGGCATGTTTAACCTGCCGCACTTACAGTTCACGCTGCAGGTGATGGGGGCCGATCGCATCATCTACGCCGTGGATTATCCCTACCTGACCAACCGGGGGGCGCGGTCGTTTCTGGAAAATGCGCCGATCTGTCAGGCTGACAAAGAAAAGATCGCACATGGCAACGCAGAAAAACTGTTCAAACTGTAA
- a CDS encoding aldo/keto reductase, whose protein sequence is MIIKRLGKNGPPVSALGLGCMTPKKSGSDEESIATLQAALDAGLNFLDTADFYGMGYSESLIGRALKGRRDQAFLSVKCGAMFSPSGAFLGLDGRPASVKNFAAYSLQRLDVEVIDLYQPCRLDPSVPYEETIGAVADLIKEGKVRYLGVSEVGADNLRRAHSVHPVSALEIEYSLACRFIEAEILPTARELGIAVVPYRVLADGLLSGAAAGTFTKSDAYLQPPRLQGDNLQHNLAKVAFLQKMAADKGYTAAQLAVAWLLSRGDDIIPIVGMSRRSRLTENLQTLSIRFSADELAELDQAFAPGAILGDRYPAFVQKFAAQ, encoded by the coding sequence ATGATAATCAAACGTCTTGGCAAGAACGGGCCGCCGGTTTCCGCGCTGGGCTTGGGCTGCATGACGCCGAAAAAATCCGGCAGCGACGAGGAAAGCATCGCCACCCTCCAGGCAGCGCTGGATGCGGGCCTCAATTTTCTGGACACCGCCGACTTCTACGGCATGGGTTATAGCGAATCCCTGATCGGCCGTGCGCTCAAGGGACGGAGGGATCAGGCCTTTCTCAGCGTCAAATGCGGTGCCATGTTCTCACCGTCGGGCGCTTTTCTCGGCCTTGACGGGCGGCCAGCTTCAGTCAAAAATTTCGCGGCCTACTCGCTGCAACGCTTGGACGTGGAGGTGATAGATCTCTACCAGCCGTGTCGGCTCGATCCGTCGGTACCCTATGAAGAAACCATCGGTGCCGTCGCCGACCTGATCAAAGAAGGCAAAGTCCGCTATCTGGGCGTGTCCGAAGTGGGCGCGGACAATCTGCGCCGAGCGCACAGTGTCCATCCCGTCAGTGCACTGGAAATCGAATATTCACTGGCGTGCCGCTTTATCGAGGCGGAAATCCTGCCCACCGCACGCGAGTTAGGCATCGCCGTTGTCCCTTACCGCGTCCTGGCCGACGGCCTGCTGAGCGGGGCAGCGGCGGGTACGTTCACCAAGAGCGACGCCTACCTGCAGCCGCCACGCCTGCAGGGAGACAACCTCCAACATAACCTCGCCAAGGTCGCGTTCCTGCAAAAGATGGCCGCTGACAAGGGCTATACGGCGGCACAACTGGCCGTGGCGTGGCTGCTTTCCCGCGGCGACGACATCATCCCGATAGTCGGCATGAGCCGGCGTTCGCGTCTGACGGAAAATTTGCAGACGCTCTCCATCCGCTTCAGTGCGGATGAACTGGCGGAGCTTGATCAAGCCTTCGCGCCCGGAGCGATCCTTGGTGATCGTTATCCAGCCTTTGTGCAGAAGTTTGCGGCGCAATGA
- the pyrF gene encoding orotidine-5'-phosphate decarboxylase, whose amino-acid sequence MSFIESLNAAWSRTQSLLCVGLDPEPSRFPGALKGRADSIFDFCRQIVDATAPFACSFKPQIAYFSAHRAEDQLERLIAHIHAEHPGLPVILDAKRGDIGSTAEQYAIEAFDRYKADAVTVNPYMGFDSVQPYLEHDGKGVIVLCRTSNAGGSDLQFLNVDGTPLYQIVARLAAEKWNASGQLGLVVGATFPREIEVVRSIVGDMPLLIPGIGAQGGDVEATVRAGRDSSGKGGMLINSSRAIIYAGKGDDFADAAAEVAKLTRDAINAVG is encoded by the coding sequence ATGTCTTTTATCGAATCGCTCAATGCCGCGTGGTCGCGGACCCAGTCGTTACTCTGTGTCGGGCTTGATCCGGAACCGTCACGGTTTCCGGGTGCATTGAAAGGGCGTGCTGATTCGATCTTCGATTTTTGCCGTCAAATTGTTGATGCTACGGCGCCGTTTGCCTGCTCGTTCAAACCGCAAATTGCGTATTTTTCGGCGCATCGGGCGGAGGATCAGCTTGAGCGGCTGATTGCGCATATTCACGCTGAGCATCCGGGATTGCCGGTGATCCTGGACGCCAAACGCGGCGATATTGGCAGCACCGCCGAGCAATATGCAATCGAAGCATTTGATCGATACAAAGCCGATGCCGTCACGGTTAATCCGTATATGGGGTTTGATTCGGTTCAGCCGTATCTCGAGCATGACGGGAAGGGCGTGATCGTTCTGTGCCGCACGTCGAATGCCGGTGGCTCGGATCTGCAGTTTCTTAACGTCGATGGAACGCCGCTTTATCAGATCGTGGCGCGGCTCGCTGCCGAGAAGTGGAATGCGAGTGGCCAATTAGGACTGGTCGTTGGGGCGACTTTTCCTCGTGAGATCGAAGTCGTGCGTTCTATTGTTGGCGATATGCCGCTTTTGATTCCAGGCATTGGCGCTCAAGGCGGCGATGTTGAAGCGACCGTCCGTGCCGGGCGCGATTCTTCGGGTAAAGGTGGAATGCTGATTAATTCTTCGCGCGCGATTATTTATGCCGGCAAGGGCGATGATTTCGCCGATGCCGCCGCCGAAGTTGCGAAGCTTACGAGAGATGCTATTAATGCAGTAGGTTGA
- a CDS encoding aldose 1-epimerase: MTVARPARSSTPPPASSRPAAPTRRSKLAAATEPPIRPGPATSVVAMGGAGVNGCITLANAQLRLDIAPALGGGITRFDWRSDGALVPIFRPCLAPSAATDPNELACYPLLPYSNRIGGGRFQFLGRGVDVPCNRPGEPLPLHGDGWLGAWDVASESSTHVRLTLDRRDGAPYSYQASQSFTLEASTLVVTLYIENTGREALPFGLGLHPFLTREADTELSAAADGLWLCGDDFLPIRHVPAPPAWQFGVAYPMPAAMVNNAFTGWSGRTSVMWPKRRLSLTICADTDYYVLYAPAGQNFFCFEPVDHPINAVNLPGGGAAHGMTVLAPGEGLTREFSFTVERSGEAKRRGRPKQPAGQKARKTAAAVR; this comes from the coding sequence ATGACTGTTGCCCGCCCAGCACGAAGCTCCACGCCACCACCGGCGTCGTCCCGGCCAGCCGCGCCCACCCGCCGTTCGAAGCTTGCCGCCGCGACTGAGCCGCCGATTCGTCCGGGGCCCGCCACGTCGGTTGTCGCGATGGGCGGCGCGGGTGTCAACGGTTGCATCACGCTCGCCAACGCACAACTACGCCTCGATATCGCGCCGGCGCTCGGCGGCGGCATCACGCGCTTCGACTGGCGCAGCGACGGCGCGCTCGTGCCAATCTTCCGGCCGTGCCTCGCGCCGAGCGCGGCCACCGATCCGAACGAGCTCGCGTGTTATCCGCTGCTGCCGTATTCGAATCGCATCGGCGGCGGGCGGTTTCAGTTTCTCGGGCGCGGTGTCGATGTGCCGTGCAACCGGCCCGGCGAGCCGCTGCCGTTACACGGCGACGGCTGGCTTGGCGCGTGGGACGTGGCGTCGGAGAGTTCCACACACGTGCGCCTCACGCTGGATCGCCGCGATGGCGCGCCGTATTCATATCAGGCGAGCCAGTCGTTCACGCTTGAAGCGTCGACGCTGGTGGTGACGCTTTATATCGAGAATACCGGGCGCGAGGCGTTGCCGTTCGGGCTTGGATTGCATCCGTTCCTCACGCGCGAGGCCGATACCGAGTTGTCTGCCGCCGCCGATGGCTTGTGGCTTTGCGGCGACGATTTCCTGCCGATCCGCCACGTTCCGGCGCCGCCTGCGTGGCAATTCGGCGTGGCTTACCCCATGCCTGCCGCCATGGTGAATAACGCGTTCACCGGATGGAGCGGGCGCACGAGCGTGATGTGGCCGAAGCGGCGGTTGTCGCTGACCATTTGCGCCGATACCGATTACTACGTGCTCTATGCGCCGGCAGGTCAGAATTTCTTCTGCTTCGAACCCGTCGATCACCCGATCAATGCTGTGAATCTGCCCGGTGGCGGGGCAGCACACGGCATGACGGTGCTGGCGCCGGGCGAAGGTCTGACGCGCGAGTTCAGCTTTACCGTTGAACGGTCGGGGGAAGCCAAGCGGCGTGGACGGCCAAAGCAGCCTGCGGGGCAGAAAGCGCGCAAGACGGCGGCGGCGGTGCGGTGA
- a CDS encoding SMP-30/gluconolactonase/LRE family protein: MKAHLLIDSKCALGEGATWCADTGRFYWTDIEGKRLWRYDPRDASRVSYDMPERLACFALCADADVLLLGLASRLAFFSLKTGAIETIMPVEADLPTRINDGKCDRQGRFVFGTKHDVAKAEKIGGFYRLNLDLSLERLPLGECAISNSIAFSPNGARMYFCDSPERMIRVCDYDSFANQRVFVELSDASGEPDGSAVDRDGGLWNAQWGGNRVVRYDPDGRETARIDVATTQPSCVAFGGAQLGTVYITSARVGLDAGALQDDPYAGAVFIATPPARGIAEPVFRADSQMD; this comes from the coding sequence ATGAAAGCGCATCTGCTGATCGACAGCAAATGCGCGCTGGGCGAAGGCGCGACGTGGTGTGCCGACACCGGGCGTTTTTACTGGACCGATATTGAAGGCAAGCGTTTGTGGCGCTACGATCCACGCGATGCCAGCCGTGTTTCGTATGACATGCCGGAGCGTCTTGCCTGCTTCGCGTTATGCGCCGATGCCGACGTGCTGTTGCTTGGCTTGGCTTCGCGGCTGGCGTTCTTTAGTCTGAAGACTGGCGCGATCGAAACGATCATGCCGGTGGAAGCCGACCTGCCGACACGCATCAATGATGGCAAATGCGATCGCCAAGGCCGTTTCGTGTTCGGCACGAAACACGACGTGGCGAAGGCGGAGAAGATTGGCGGGTTTTATCGGTTGAACCTGGATTTGTCGCTTGAGCGTTTGCCGCTCGGCGAGTGCGCGATTTCGAACAGCATCGCGTTCAGTCCGAATGGGGCGCGCATGTACTTTTGCGATTCCCCGGAGCGCATGATTCGCGTCTGTGACTACGATTCGTTTGCAAACCAGCGCGTGTTTGTCGAATTGTCTGATGCGAGCGGTGAGCCGGATGGTTCCGCCGTCGATCGCGATGGCGGCCTGTGGAACGCGCAGTGGGGCGGCAACCGCGTGGTGCGTTATGACCCCGATGGCCGCGAAACAGCGCGCATCGACGTGGCGACCACGCAGCCAAGCTGCGTCGCGTTCGGCGGAGCGCAACTCGGCACGGTGTACATCACGAGCGCGCGGGTTGGACTGGACGCGGGCGCGTTGCAGGACGATCCATATGCGGGCGCGGTGTTTATTGCGACACCGCCGGCCCGGGGTATCGCTGAGCCAGTGTTTCGCGCGGATAGCCAAATGGACTGA
- a CDS encoding SDR family NAD(P)-dependent oxidoreductase, whose product MASSVDKTLARYPSLAGKVVLITGGATGIGAAFVEHFFDQGAKVAFFDIDTNAGEALADQLGADLAEGQFRPMFLRVDLTNIDALRKGIADVRSTLGPIGVLVNNAANDKRHNIEDVTPESYDAGIAVNIRHQFFAAQAVIDDMKQLGGGSIVNLGSISWMLKQGGFPVYVTAKAAVQGMTNGLARDLGPFNIRVNTLVPGWVMTEKQRRLWLDEAGKRAIKEGQCIDAELLPVHLARAALFLASDDSSMMTAQEVVIDGGWA is encoded by the coding sequence ATGGCCAGTTCAGTCGATAAAACCCTCGCGCGCTATCCGAGCCTCGCCGGCAAGGTGGTGCTGATTACAGGCGGCGCGACGGGCATTGGCGCGGCGTTCGTCGAGCATTTCTTCGATCAGGGCGCGAAGGTCGCGTTCTTCGATATCGATACCAACGCCGGCGAAGCGCTCGCGGATCAGCTCGGCGCGGATCTGGCCGAAGGACAATTCCGGCCGATGTTCCTGCGCGTGGACCTGACGAATATCGACGCGTTGCGCAAAGGAATTGCCGATGTGCGCAGCACGCTGGGGCCTATCGGCGTGCTGGTGAACAACGCGGCGAACGACAAGCGTCACAACATCGAGGACGTGACGCCGGAGTCCTACGACGCCGGTATCGCGGTGAATATCCGCCATCAGTTTTTCGCGGCGCAGGCGGTGATCGACGACATGAAGCAGCTCGGCGGCGGGTCGATCGTGAACCTCGGCTCGATCAGCTGGATGCTGAAACAAGGCGGTTTTCCCGTCTACGTCACCGCGAAAGCGGCCGTGCAAGGTATGACGAATGGACTCGCTCGCGATCTCGGCCCGTTCAATATCCGGGTGAATACGCTCGTGCCGGGATGGGTGATGACGGAAAAGCAACGTCGCCTATGGCTCGACGAGGCGGGTAAGCGCGCGATCAAGGAGGGCCAGTGCATTGATGCGGAATTGCTCCCCGTGCATCTTGCGCGGGCCGCGTTGTTCCTGGCATCGGATGACAGCAGCATGATGACCGCGCAGGAAGTGGTCATTGACGGAGGCTGGGCATGA
- the araH gene encoding L-arabinose ABC transporter permease AraH: MEVRENITNTLVPAKNDKQKWWQQITEYSLVVIFILMFITMSLSVDHFFSIENMLGLALSISQIGMVACTMMFCLASRDFDLSVGSTVAFAGVLCAMVLNATGNTFIAIIAAVAAGSAIGFVNGAVIAYLRINALITTLATMEVVRGLGFIVSHGQAVGVSSDTFIALGGLTMFGVSLPIWVTLACFIVFGVLLNQTVYGRNTLAIGGNAEASRLAGINVERTRVWIFLIQGAVAALAGVILASRITSGQPNAADGFELNVISACVLGGVSLLGGRATISGVVIGVLIMGTVENVMNLMNIDAFYQYLVRGAILLAAVLLDQLKNRGSRD, encoded by the coding sequence ATGGAAGTCAGGGAAAACATTACCAACACGCTGGTGCCAGCGAAAAACGACAAGCAGAAGTGGTGGCAGCAGATCACCGAATACAGCCTGGTCGTGATCTTCATCTTGATGTTCATCACGATGTCGCTCTCGGTCGACCACTTCTTCTCCATCGAGAACATGCTCGGCCTGGCGCTGTCGATTTCGCAAATCGGCATGGTCGCTTGCACGATGATGTTCTGCCTCGCATCGCGGGATTTCGACTTGTCGGTCGGGTCCACGGTGGCGTTCGCTGGCGTGCTCTGCGCGATGGTGCTGAACGCCACGGGGAACACGTTTATCGCGATTATCGCGGCGGTGGCGGCGGGTTCGGCCATCGGCTTCGTGAACGGCGCGGTGATTGCGTACTTGCGGATCAACGCGCTGATTACTACGCTGGCTACGATGGAAGTCGTGCGCGGCCTTGGGTTTATCGTGTCGCACGGGCAGGCGGTGGGCGTGTCGTCGGATACGTTTATCGCGCTGGGCGGCTTGACCATGTTCGGCGTCTCGCTGCCGATCTGGGTCACGCTGGCGTGTTTCATCGTGTTCGGCGTGCTGCTGAATCAGACCGTGTATGGGCGCAATACGCTCGCGATTGGCGGTAACGCGGAAGCGTCACGTTTGGCTGGTATCAATGTGGAACGCACCCGTGTCTGGATTTTCCTGATCCAGGGCGCGGTGGCGGCACTCGCCGGGGTGATCCTGGCGTCGCGGATTACGTCGGGACAACCGAACGCCGCCGACGGCTTCGAGCTCAACGTGATTTCTGCGTGCGTGCTCGGCGGCGTGTCGCTGCTCGGCGGCCGCGCGACAATTTCGGGCGTAGTGATCGGCGTGCTGATCATGGGCACGGTCGAGAACGTGATGAACCTGATGAACATCGACGCGTTCTATCAGTACCTTGTGCGCGGCGCAATCTTGCTTGCCGCAGTGCTGCTCGACCAGTTGAAGAATCGCGGCTCGCGCGACTAA
- the araG gene encoding L-arabinose ABC transporter ATP-binding protein AraG, with translation MSATLRFDNIGKVFPGVRALDGVSFDVNAGEVHGLMGENGAGKSTLLKVLGGEYQPDSGRVLIDGNEVKFASAAASIAAGIAVIHQELQYVPDLTVAENLLLGSLPNTFGWVHKREGKKHVRERLLQMGVDLDPNAKLKKLSIAQRQMVEICKALLRNARVIALDEPTSSLSHRETEVLFKLVRDLKADNRALIYISHRMDEIYELCNTCTIFRDGRKIASHANLAEVPRDTLVQEMVGREISDIYDYKPRKLGDVRFSVTNIEGHALREPTSFEVRRGEIVGFFGLVGAGRSELMHLVYGADRKKAGTITLDGEPIKVRSAGEAIKHGIVLCPEDRKEEGIVAMASVSENINISCRRHYLRGGLFLDRKKEAATAERFIQLLKIKTPSRKQKIRFLSGGNQQKTILSRWLAEPELKVVILDEPTRGIDVGAKHEIYNVIYQLAERGCAIVMISSELPEVLGVSDRIVVMRQGRIAGELPRGTANEQSVLNLALPVQSEPTAKAA, from the coding sequence GTGTCAGCGACGCTGCGTTTTGACAATATCGGTAAGGTTTTTCCAGGCGTGCGCGCGCTCGACGGCGTGTCGTTCGACGTCAACGCCGGCGAAGTGCACGGCCTGATGGGCGAGAACGGCGCGGGCAAATCGACTTTGCTGAAAGTGCTGGGCGGTGAATATCAGCCGGATTCCGGGCGTGTCCTGATCGATGGCAACGAGGTGAAGTTCGCGAGCGCGGCCGCATCGATTGCGGCGGGTATCGCGGTGATTCACCAGGAGTTGCAGTACGTGCCCGATCTCACGGTCGCAGAAAACCTGCTGCTCGGTTCTTTGCCGAACACGTTCGGCTGGGTGCACAAGCGCGAAGGTAAAAAACACGTTCGCGAGCGGCTCTTGCAAATGGGTGTCGATCTCGATCCGAACGCGAAGCTCAAGAAGCTTTCCATCGCGCAACGGCAGATGGTTGAAATTTGCAAGGCGCTGCTGCGTAACGCACGCGTGATTGCGCTCGATGAACCTACGTCATCGCTATCGCATCGCGAGACGGAAGTGTTGTTCAAGCTCGTGCGCGACCTGAAAGCGGACAACCGCGCGCTGATCTACATCTCGCACCGCATGGACGAGATTTACGAGCTGTGCAATACGTGCACCATTTTCCGCGATGGGCGCAAGATCGCGTCGCACGCGAATCTGGCCGAAGTTCCGCGCGATACGCTCGTGCAGGAAATGGTCGGGCGAGAAATTTCGGATATCTACGATTACAAGCCGCGCAAACTCGGCGATGTGCGCTTCTCTGTCACCAACATTGAAGGACACGCGCTGCGTGAACCGACAAGTTTTGAAGTACGCCGCGGCGAGATTGTCGGCTTCTTTGGGCTGGTGGGCGCGGGGCGCAGTGAACTGATGCACCTCGTCTACGGTGCGGACCGCAAGAAGGCCGGCACGATCACGCTCGATGGCGAGCCGATCAAGGTCCGCAGTGCGGGCGAAGCGATCAAACACGGCATTGTGTTGTGTCCTGAAGATCGCAAGGAAGAAGGCATTGTGGCCATGGCGTCGGTGTCGGAGAACATCAATATCTCGTGCAGGCGGCATTACCTGCGCGGCGGGTTGTTCCTGGATCGTAAGAAAGAAGCCGCAACTGCCGAGCGTTTCATCCAGTTGCTGAAGATCAAGACGCCGAGCCGCAAGCAAAAAATTCGCTTCCTCTCCGGCGGCAATCAGCAAAAAACCATTCTGTCGCGCTGGCTCGCTGAGCCGGAACTGAAGGTCGTGATCCTCGATGAACCCACGCGCGGCATTGACGTGGGCGCGAAGCACGAAATCTATAACGTGATCTATCAGCTAGCCGAACGCGGCTGCGCGATCGTGATGATTTCATCTGAACTGCCGGAAGTGCTGGGCGTGTCCGACAGGATCGTGGTGATGCGGCAAGGGCGGATCGCGGGCGAGTTGCCGCGTGGCACCGCAAACGAACAATCAGTGCTGAATCTTGCGCTGCCTGTGCAATCGGAACCGACTGCGAAGGCAGCCTGA
- a CDS encoding arabinose ABC transporter substrate-binding protein — translation MKRRMFLTLVATATAASATLFTAPVAQAADDVKIGFLVKQPEEPWFQDEWKFAEIAAKEKGFTLVKIGAPSGEKVMSAIDNLAAQKAQGFVICTPDVKLGPGIVAKAKAAGLKMMTVDDRLVDGSGKPIASVPYMGISAYNIGKQVGDGIAEEIKKRGWNMAEVGAIDVTYEQLPTAHDRTTGAADALVAAGFPKANIVMAPQAKTDTENAFNAANIALTKNPQYKHWVAFGLNDEAVLGAVRAAEGRGFKADNMIGVGIGGSDSALSEFKKPNPTGFYATVIISPKRHGEETSELMYTWIKDGKEPPLVTLTTGMLATRDNVGEVREKMGLASAK, via the coding sequence ATGAAACGCAGAATGTTCCTCACGCTCGTTGCCACGGCCACCGCAGCAAGCGCGACCTTGTTCACGGCGCCGGTGGCGCAAGCCGCCGATGACGTCAAGATCGGCTTCCTGGTGAAGCAGCCGGAAGAACCGTGGTTCCAGGATGAGTGGAAATTCGCCGAAATCGCGGCCAAGGAAAAGGGCTTCACGCTGGTGAAGATCGGCGCACCGTCAGGTGAAAAGGTGATGAGCGCGATCGACAACCTCGCCGCGCAAAAGGCCCAGGGTTTCGTGATCTGCACGCCTGACGTCAAGCTCGGACCGGGCATTGTTGCAAAGGCGAAAGCCGCCGGACTGAAGATGATGACGGTGGATGACCGCCTGGTGGACGGGTCGGGCAAGCCGATTGCATCGGTGCCGTACATGGGCATCTCGGCATACAACATCGGCAAGCAGGTGGGTGATGGCATTGCCGAAGAGATCAAGAAGCGCGGCTGGAACATGGCTGAAGTTGGCGCTATCGACGTGACCTACGAGCAACTGCCGACAGCCCATGACCGTACGACGGGTGCAGCCGACGCACTGGTTGCAGCGGGCTTTCCGAAGGCGAACATCGTGATGGCGCCGCAAGCCAAGACCGACACGGAAAATGCGTTCAACGCCGCGAACATCGCACTCACGAAGAATCCGCAATACAAGCACTGGGTGGCGTTCGGCCTGAACGACGAAGCCGTGCTCGGCGCGGTGCGCGCAGCGGAAGGTCGTGGTTTCAAGGCGGACAACATGATTGGCGTGGGTATCGGCGGCTCGGATTCGGCCTTGAGCGAGTTCAAGAAACCGAACCCGACGGGCTTCTATGCGACCGTCATCATCAGCCCGAAGCGTCATGGCGAGGAAACGTCGGAACTCATGTACACGTGGATCAAGGACGGCAAGGAACCGCCGCTCGTGACGTTGACTACCGGCATGCTGGCGACGCGTGACAACGTGGGTGAAGTGCGCGAAAAGATGGGCCTGGCATCGGCTAAGTAA